GGCGGAAACAACCCAGAACATGCGCCGATAGTCGGACAGGCGGGACTCCAGTTCCAGGAGGCGGTCCAGACCCGAAGGGGGGTGGAACTCCCCGGGGTCTTCCCGGGGAGACAGAAACGGAAAATTCATGAGCTCTCCTTCTTTTTCCGGGATCGGGGCCGGGAAGGAGCGGCCTCTGCCGGTTTTTGGGGATCCGATGCTTCAGGCTCTTCCGGAAGAGCGCTCTTTCGTGTCGCGACCTTTCTGGTGACGGCGGCAGAGCGGGGCTTCTTCGCGGTGGTCCGGCGCCCGCTCGAGGAAGCGCTCCTTCGCCGGGGCGTTTTCGTCTCCGTCCCTTCGTCCTCTTGCTTTTCCGCTTCTTTGGATCCCGCCGTTTTCCGGTTTTTTCTCTTCCAGACGAGCGAGGTCAGGCTGAAAGGCCCGAAGCGGACCTGTTTCTTCCGGTAAACGCGCCGGCCCTGTCCGATATCCCGGGTCACACTGCCGAACTTCAGCTCTCCCATGCCCATCGGGAGCTCCCCGGTTGTCACCGGCCGGACGACCGCTTCCGAAAACAGTTTTTTTCCGAAAAGAACCGCCTGGGGGCCGACAAACGAACCGATCCCTTCATAGGACCGGTCGAGGAGAAGATGGGTCACGATGGGGACCAGGAGGAACATCAGGACCAGGACAAGCATGATCCCGATCGAGAGCGTTTCGTTGATCAGGAGCGTCGACCCCCCGGCCGATCCAAGGGCACCGGCAAGATTGATCGCGGTGAAGATCCCGACAAAAAGGTTGTGGATGACGAGCCAGAGCATGACTTCGAGCATGTTTCTTCCCCATTGCACCAGAAGGAAGTACATTCCGGGGATGATGGCCAGGCTGCAGAGGACGGGTCCTATGGCATACAGGAAGGCCAGAAGGGTATACCGGAGAAGCGTAAAGAGAAAGAGAAGGACTTTCAGAAAATCCATCAGCAGAAGATAGACAAGTCCCATGGGATCGGTCAGAAGCGAAAAAAAGGAACTTCCCGACGGAGGGAGGAGAGGAACCCCCCAGATCGTTTCATAAAACTGGACAATGAGAGTGGAGGGATAAACGGTGGACGCAATCGACCCGACCAGAAGGGACAGATCCTGAAAGGCGCCGCCGTACCCCATGAGGAGAAAGAAGACCGAAAGTCCCTTCAAGAGATCGGTGAACACAGGCTTTTCGTCTCTCAGTTTTCCCCAGAGGAGAAGCGTCGCCACGGGAATCGTGATCAAAAAGAGGGTCCGGGCGACGGAAAAGACCTGGAGGCGAATCGGTTCAAGGACACAGGGAATGGTATAGGAATCCTGAAACAGAAGACTCCCGAAGCGTTCCGAGCAAACCATCGGTTTACCGGAGCATGATCCAGGACGGGATTTCCGTCCGGATCCTCATCTGGTCGATGGTGCTTCGTTTTCTTGTCTGCTCGATCGCCTCCCCTTCCAGCCCGAGCGAAGAGGATTGTTCCTTGAGAAGGTAGAGAAGATCCTTGTGGATGGACAAAAGCATCTGGTAAATGTGCCCTTCGGTGTCCGCACCCAGACGGAGGGCTCCCTCCGGACTGGCTTCATAGGCCATCTGGTGGATGCCGTTTCCGATCGCTTCCTCTCCCGACGTCCGGGAGATGCCCCCGACCGCGGCCCCCATCCCTTCATGGGCCGACCGGGTGATGTCGGTCAGGGAAAGAGGAGGACCGACCGGGGTCGACAGGGGCTGGGGCGGCTCCGGAGGGAGAACCGGCGCCCGGTAAAAATCGACGCCGGCATCCTTGACTGCAAAAAAGTTTTTCAGTCGCTGAAGATTGGAAAGCGTCCGACTTTCCACCCAGAGGATGCGCGTTTCGATCATATTGCCGAGACCAGCGATGGCATATGCCCTCTCCGGTGTGGCAACCATCGAAAAGACAAGCAAGAGGATCCCGGTGGCCAATGCCGCCCGGAAAATGGGAGGCCGCCTTTCGCTCACCGGCCTTCTCCCCGTCGACTGAGAAACCGCAACCCTTCCAGAAACCCGCCGTGTTGCTTTTCCGCCTCCCGAAAGGTCCGGTCTTCGTCCGGGGATCGCGTTCCCAGCCAGAACGCCAGGGGAAATGCTTCCAGACGAAGAATCCGGCCGTCGGTTCCGATGCGGAGGTATCCTTCGGAAAAGGCGCCCCGGACACGTTCGAGGGAGTGGACGAGACTCTGTTCCCGTTCGTCGAACCCCAGTTCCGCCAGCCGTTCATGTCCGTTGGCCAGAGGAAAGACCCATGTCCAGAAAGTGTTGTTCAGGAGACCCGCGGCCAGTTCCTCCTCCAGGAGATCCGCCGGGGATTGCGTAATCGCGACAACGCCTCCTCCCCACTTTCGCACGGTGCGGTAGAGATTTGAGAGAAACTCCGTCCCCTTGAGTTCCCTCAAGATCCGGTGCGCCTCGTCAAAGACCAGATAGAGCTTCCTGTCCGCTCCTCCCTCCCGGAGCCGGAAAAGGGACAAGCTCCCGATGAAGGCAAAGACGATCCCCTTGAGGGCCCCGTGGCTTTCCAGGGCGGACAGATCAAATGCGACCAGGCGTTCTGTATAGTCGAACCCTCCGGGGTGGTTGACCAGGTCCTGGTAAATCCCGGTCGCCCAGGACTCCAGAACCTTGCCCATGGCATAGGAGAGGGTCTCGTCTTCCCGGTCTTTTCCGCGAAACGCGAGAAGCTCCTGGGCCAGCATGGAGAGAACCGGTCGCCTTTTGTCGTCCTCGAGCCGGTCGTAGATGGTTTCGACGCAGGCCAGAAGAATCCGGCGATGAAGCGGACCGACCGGAAAGCTCGGCGTAAGAAAGGTCTCGAGAACGCTTCCCAGAAGACCGAGAATATCCGGATCGTAACGGTCCCCGTTTTTCCTTCCGGCCAGGAGACGAAACCGCTCGGGAAAGGGGTTGAGCGAAAACGCCCCTCCCAGATCGATCTTGACGTACCTGCCCTTGAAGAACCGGCAGAATTTCTCGAAGTCCTCCCCGCTTTCAACGACGATCGCCTCGTGGTTTTCGTTTTGCGAGAGGAATTGCCCGAGCAGCATTTTGCTGGCGAACGATTTCCCGCTTCCGGAAGACCCCAGAATCAGCCCGTTGTGGTTGGGATAAAACGGGTTCCAGAAATCGAGTCCGACGGCTTCGTCGAGATGGTTATGGCTCCAGAACCAGGGGTTTTCATCATCGGGGGACTTGTCCCAGACCGGCAAAAATAGCGGTAACGATCCGGAGAGAATGGTTTCCCAGCGATCGCTGGCATCCGTCTGCAGCGGAAGACCGGACAGGAACAACGGCCATTGGCGATAGGGCTCATGCGCCAGCAAGGTTCCGGGAACACTGGAATAGGCCCGGAACAGTTCCTGCCCCATCTCTGTCAGGTCCGACTCGTTGTCGGACCAGAAAGAAAGACAAAGATTTACGGCAAACGGGTCCCCGCCTTCGCGGTCGTCCTCGAACGCGGCTTCGAGAAATCGTTCCCTCTGACGCTGATCGTTCTCCAGACGATAGGACCGTCCCGGCAGCAACAATCCCAGAAACCGGCTGACGGTCATGTGGCTCTGGACGGCATCCAGCGTTTTTTTTCGCGGAGGCTTCCAGAGGTTCAGGACCAGGTCGTGGCTGAAATCGGCTTCTTCCAGAAACAGGGCGAGGGTGTCCCGATCGGGGTCCGAGGGCCAGGAACGCAGGGACTGCATGCGCCCGTGGAGAACGCCTCCGTCCGGATGACGGGCAACGAGGCCGTCGGGAGTTTCGGTAAAGGACGTGTGCGCCAGTTCCTCCGAAAGTGTCATCCGGGGATCCGGGGAAGGCGACCAGAGACGGGTCGGGAGGGACGGGTTCAGAATGGCGGACAAATGCTCCCTTAATTCTGTCCCGTCCATCCGCCTGGCTTCTATTCCACCCCCCGGAAGAAGCTGTTCGAGCAACGCCCCGGTGTCGAGAAGGTCGGCCATACGTTTTTCATGGGTACCCCTCAAAAATCGGGACGGCCGCGTGAAGGACTCCCTCCGGGGGTAGTACGAGGGTCGTACACGGATTTTCTCTTTTTCGGGAAAGGAAATCAGGGCGAGGGTGAGCTCCCGGGTGCGCAGGGTTCTGTTCAGAAAATGATGATGGCGCTCGCCAAGGTACCAGGCCGGAGGGTCCTCCTCTCTGGAAGAGGGGCTTCCGGCAAATGGTTCCCGGCACCATCGGGGAGCAAGCACGTCCCCGTCCGCAGGAACTCCGATACGGGTCCGAACGCGAAACTGAAGGCCCCATCCTTCCGGAAGATGGTGAAGGAAGAGGCGGAGTCCCTGATACACCTGTTCGACCGCGCTGTCCGGCCTGACAAAGAGATTTACCCCCGACAGGCGGTAAAGAAGGGCGTATCGTTCCCGGGTCCCGTAAACGACCCCCGCTTCCTCGCCCCAAAGATCGAAAGCCCTGGAGACAGGAGGAGAGGTGCGACGGATTTTCTCAAACATCCCGTTCAGACCGTCCTCCTTCCTTTTTAGAGGGCGGCCTCCAAAGATGATGTCTCGAAGCCGCCTGCCACAGGATCCATCCGCGCATAAACCCGTCTCCTTTTTTCCGGAGGATTCCCGTCCCCAGTGCCATCCCCCCGGTCATCACCAAAAGGGTCCCTATCGACAGGCCAAAGAAAAAACCCGCCGGGATCAAGAGGAAGAAAGGGGCAAGGTCGAGAGGAACCCGCACTCCTCCAATCCGGGGCGGATCCAGAACCCCCCGGGGGATCTTCGGAGGGGTCATCAAAATCCCGCCCAGGTTGTGAGGGTGTCCCAGATGGCTTTGGACATCAGAACAAGGGAACCGCCGGCGATTGTCATGACACCCTGGCGGATCCCGTCGGCGTCATGGGACTTCATGGCAAACCCGGCGCGGGCCATTCCCAGAATGAAGAGGAATCCTCCGAGACCGTACACCACGAAATTGGCAATATTGTTGGCAAAGGTTGTGATGAGGGAGTTTTCTCCATAATTCTGGATGAAAAGGGTGACTTTCTCGCTCTGCATGTAAACGTTCCTCCTTGCGGGAGCCCTGAAACAAGAAGCATGCCACATAAAAAAGCCGAAAATGCGCCATTTTCAAGACACCAGAAGGATCCGGGAGGTCAAAATTGCTCTCTTCTCTTCTTTGTTTCTTCCTGGAAGCGCGTCCTGGTTGTTTTTTCTCCGGTCCCGTTTGACAAATTGAGAACAAGAATCGGACTCAGATGAAAAACGGTTGCGTACCGGGGGGCTTTCCCGACTACAATAGAACGAAGAATGATCAACGCTCGGATTGTGTCCCGAAGCAGAAACCCACGGAGGCTGCATGGCGGAAACGATGATCGGATGGGCCGGAATCGGCAGCATGGGCGTCCGCATGGTCCGACGGCTTCTCGACAACGGAATCCCGGTGACCGGTTACAACAGAACGGCCGGACGGCTTCCCTCCCACCCTCTTTTTCATGCGGCGCACACCCCTGCCGACATTGCCGAAAAATCGGACCTGATCTTTCTGATGGTGACAGACGGCTCCGCGTCAAGGGCGCTTCTGGAAGGCCCGGACGGGATCGCCAGAGGCCTTCGTCCGGGGTCTCTGGTGATCAACATGTCGACGATCGCGCCGGAAGAGGCCCAGGAGGAGGCTCTCTCCCTTCTTGCCAAAGGGGCCGGATATCTCGATGTTCCGGTATCGGGCTCCCTTGTTCCCGCGGAAAAGGGCGAGCTTCTCCTGTTGGCCGGCGGGGACGGGGCCGCCCTGGAGAGAGCCCGTCCCATCCTTTTGCACTTCGGAAAAAAGATTCTCCATTTCGGTCCGACGGGATCCGGGATGAAGGCAAAACTCGTCATCAACCTTCTCCTGGCCTCCCATGTCGAGTCTCTGGTGCAGACGGTCCTGGTCGGGGAGTCTCTGGGCCTCGATGGACACCAGGTTCTCGGGATGATTCTGGACAGTCCCCTGGCCACACCCTTCTACCAGATCAAACGGGCAAATCTTGAAAAACGGTCTTACGACAAAGCCTTCTCGGCCCGTCTGATGGCCAAGGACCTGGATCTCCTTTCCCTGACCCTGCTCCGGAACAGGACACCCGCCTCCCTCCCCTTCGAACTGGGACGCCATTTTCGGGAACTTGTCGAATCCGGACGGGGGGAAGAGGATGTCTCGGCACTCTATGAATACTTCCGGGACCGGATCTTGCGGAAATGATCGGGAACCCGTCCCGGGAGGAAGCACCGACTGTCGGCCTCGGGGTCCGGCTGGAAGGTGTCCGGAAATGGTATGGGGAAAGAAGAAGAGAGGAGCGACCGGCCCTCCATATCCCCCAGCTTGAAATCCGGGGAGGGGAATGGGTTGTCCTGATGGGGGATTCCGGTTCGGGGAAATCGACACTCCTGAACCTGGTCGGCGGTGTCGATCTGCCGGATGAGGGAACGATCCATCTCGGAGAGGCTCCCCTGAATCGTCTTGCGGAACGGGAGAGAACCCTGTTTCGCCGGAAGAATATGGGCTTTGTTTTTCAGTTCTTCAACCTGTTCCCCACACTTTCCGTGCGCGAAAACATCCTTCTTCCCCTGGGACTCCAGGGACGAAACGATCCTCTTGCGGTGCGTCGTCTTCTGGAAGAGGTCGGTCTCTCCGGAATGGAGCACCGGGCCCCTTCGGAACTCTCCGGGGGAGAGCAGCAGAGGGTTGCTCTGGCGCGGGCACTCGTCCATCGGCCCCGTCTCATCCTGGCGGATGAACCGACCGGTTCCCTCGACCACCGGACGGGGAACGTCGTTCTTTCCCTCCTGCAACGACTTCACCGGGAATACCGTCCGACGATCGTCATGTCCACCCACAGTCAGGAAGCGGCCTCCTTTGGCGGCCGGGTCCTGCACATCCGGGACGGAGAAATCCTGGAGCCCCGGACACCGGCGACCGCCTGACCCGTGAAATCCTTCCTTTTTCTCCTGCGCTATTCCGCTCTTTCCCTTGTCCGTCACCGGTGGGTCTTTCTCCTGACATTGCTGGGTGTTTCGACGGGCACCGCGGTTGTAACCGCGGTGCTGCTGGCAAACAAGAGCGCCCTGTTGTCTTTTCAGAATGCCGTCTCCCACGTCCAGGGGAAGACGGACTATTCCGTCCGGAGTTCCGCCGGTGACCTGTTTTCGGATCGCGTTCTCGACCGTCTGGAGCGACTCTCTCCTGCCCCTCCACTCTCTCTTTCTCCGCTTTTGAGCCGGACGGTCCGTTACAACGGCTCCCTGTTCTGGATCCGGGGCGTGGATTTTCTCGGTTCGGTCGACCGCCTTTCTCGTGGAGGCTCATTTGCCGGGCTGATCCGGGAGGGAGCCTATCTTCCGCCGGGAGGACTCCGGAAATTTCATCTGCATCCGGGCGACCGGATGCGGGTGCTTTATGGAACCCGGTTGATCGATGTGCCCGTCCTGGGGGAAATTCCCCGGTCAGAATCGGTCTCCCTGATTCCCGACAACACTCTTTTCATGGACTTGGCCTGGGCCCAGATGATGTTCGATCTTCCCGGCAAAATCAGCCGGATCGATCTCTCCTGGCAGACGTCCCCACCCTCCCGACCCTGGAAGGCGCTCTGGAAGGATGAGATCCGGCATGCTCTGGGCCCTTCTCTCGTGCTTGTGAGCGATCGGGAAAAACACAAGGAATTCTCGCGTCTTCTTTTCTCCTATCGCTCCAATCTGTTCGCGCTCAGTCTGGTCTCCCTCATCGTCGGAATGTTCCTGATCTACAACACCCTTTCCCTTCTGACACTGCAGGGGAGAAAAACATTTTCGACATTGCGTCTCTTGGGTGTCACCCCCCGGGAAATACAGGCGATCGTTCTTCTGGAGGGCGGGATCATCGGTCTTGGAGGTGGACTCCTGGGAATCATCGGCGGCCATCTTCTCTCAAGGCTGACGATCGGCGCCGTGGCCCGGACGCTGGACACCCTCTATCTGCCGGTCGGAATCCTGCCCCACTTTCGGACCACCTCCGAAGACTTCGAAGTCTGGGCCCTGACAGTGCTCGCCTCCCTGGCCTCGAGTGTCTTTCCGGCCAGGGAAGCCCTCCGTCTTCCACCGGTCTTCTCCCAGCACCGGACCACCCTCGAATCGGCAAAAACATCCGGCCGGGGCAGAAGCCTCTTTTTGGGAGGACTGGCGTTTCTCACGGGCCTTCTTTTTCTGGATCTTCCTCCCATCCATGGGTTCCCGCTGTTCGGGTATCTGGGAGCCCTGCTCTGGGTCTTCTCCGCCAGCCTTGCCGTGCCGTCCTGTGTCGGCTGGCTGTCCCGGATTCTCCGGGGAGTTCAGCGTCTATCGGGGCGGGAATCGTCTCCGGGATTACTGGCTCTGTCTCACTTCGAGTCCGGGGTCTCCAGAAGCCAGATCGCCATATCCTCGGTCATGATCGGGTTGTCCATGATGACCGGCATCGTCATTCTTGTGCACTCCTTTGAAATGACTCTGAATCTCTGGATTTCCCAGAATCTTGTCGCGGATCTTTACGTCAAGCCCTTGTCCTGCCAGGAAGCGGTCTGCCGGGAGAGGCTCGACCCGGCCGATGTCCGGGCCATCCGGAATCATCCCGGAGTCGACTTTGTCGCCCGATTTGCCTCTTTTCCCGCCCTGTACCGGGGTCATCCGGTCTGGGAGGGGTTTACCGAGCTGGAAAAGCTGTCCCGAAGGGCCCCTCTCTCCCTGGAGACCGCCCATCCCCAAAAAATCCTGCAGGATTTTTTCCAGGGGAAGGGTGTTCTGGTCTCCGAAAGTTTTGCCTATCACTTCGGAAAACATCCGGGAGACTCCCTGACTCTTCCCACCCCCCATGGTCCGCTCCGGACAGTTGTTCTTGCCGTCTATCGGGATTATTCCTCCGAACAGGGGATCGTTCTTTTTCCCTGGAAGGAGCTGGCTCCCCTGTTCGACACGAACAGTCCGACCAACGTCTCCGTTTTTCTGAAATCGCCGGAAGCGTCCGACGCGGTTCAGTCGTTTCTTTTGCATGATTTGCCCGGGCATCCGAACCTTTTCGTGCGCTCCCAGCCCCAGCTCAAAAAACGGGTGATGCGCATCTTCCATCAATCCTTCGCAATCACCTACGCTCTTCTCGGGATCAGTCTGGTTGTTTCCGTCATCGGAGTCGGCAATACTCTTCTCATGCTGCTCGTCGAACGCAAAGAAGAATTCCGGCTGATGCGCGCGATGGGGTTTTCGTTCAACGACATCCGGAAGATGCTTCTCCTGGAGGCCCTCTGGATGTCCCTGACCGGAACCCTTCTGGGTCTTGTTCTGGGAACGGGCGTGGGATGGATTATCGTGCACGTCATCAACCGCCAGGCCTTCGGCTGGACGATCCTCTGGTCCTGGCCAGGACGGACAATTCTTCTCCTGGCTCTGGCTCTCCTCGTCGTCTCCACTCTCGCAAGCCTCCTTCCCTCCCTGATCCTCGGACGAAGAAATGGACTCAACAGGGGAACGCCCAATGAATGACGCCAGAAGAGCTGTTCTTTTTCGACGGATACGGACGGCCCTGGCGTTGGTTTTCCTCGGTTCCGCATTCGTCCTTTCCTCCGCACAGGCAGCCGAAAACGGTCCGCCGGAAGGGGTTTTTCGAAACCACGGGTCCTATCCGATCGAATGGTGGTATCTGACCGGACGGATTCGGGTCCCGGGTCATCCCGGGCGGGATGGATTCGAGGGAACCTTCTTCCGGTTCAACACCTCCTGGCAGCATCCTGCCGGACGGCCTCCTTCCCCCTGGGAGCCATCCCGGATTCTGTCGTTTCACGGTGCCTACTCCGATACCCTCCACCACCACTTTCGATCCACCGAGATTCTGTCCCGGACCTTTCGCCAGGCGGTTTCCCTTCGCAAGAAACCTTTCCGGATCCGTCTGGGGGAGAACGTTCTGGAGGTTCTTCCGGATCCGGGACATTCCGGAGAGAGACGGCTCCATCTTTTCGAGCAGGTCGGCGGGCGTCTCCTGGATGTGACCCTGAAGGGAAAAGGTCCCCCTCTCGAGGAAGGTCCCGGCGGGCGCCTCGTCACCGGACCGGGACCCGGCGACTGGGCCTGGTATTTGTCGTATCCGGAGTTGTCCCTTCAGGGAAGGGTCGGCCGCTTACGGTCCGATGGACGGGTTCACTGGACCCCGGTCACCGGTGTCGCCTGGTTTGACCACGAATGGACCGGAGCCCTGCTCGGAAAAGGGCAGACCGGATGGATCTGGCTTGGAGCACGGCTCTCCGGAAAAGGCGATCTCATGGCCTTTCAGATGCAGAAAAAAGACAGGCCGGACCGTTTTCAGGGAGGAACCTACCGGATGACCGGTCACGACGGAGACCGGACAGTGTGGCTCTCGCCTTCCGGTCTGACATTCCATGTCTTTTCCTACTGGAAAAGTCCCCGGACGGGGATCTGCTACCCTTCCCGCCTGAAGCTGGACGTGAAGTCCCTCAACACCTCCTGGGACATTGACCCTGTGATGAAGAATCAGGAACTTACGGGGAGACCGGATTACTGGGAAGGGGCCGTGAACCTCCGGGATCCGGTCTCGGGGCGACGGGAGGGAGAGGGGTATCTGGAACTGACAGGATTTCCTGTTTCGAAAGGACCCTGCCCCTAGTGCCAGCGGATTTTAGCTGCCAGAAGGGCCGCGGAAAGAAGAAATGTCAACGCGTTATAAAAAATGACCGGCGGAGAGTGCACAATCCATCCGTAGACGAGCCATAGAAAAACCCCCAGCGTGAAAAGCCCGTACATGGAAACCGACAGGCTCCGGGTGTCCCGGGTTTTCAGGACCTTGACGATCTGCGGAAGAAAAGACACCGTGGTCAGGGCTCCCGCCAGAAATCCGATCATGTTGGCCGAATCGATACCATGGAAAAATGTCATGGGAGGGCGTTGCAAAAGGATGTGGTTTTTTTTCCCGAAAGGACGACAATCCGGATGATCCTCGTGGGAATCCATCCCTTCCTTGTCCACCTGCTGATTGCGGGATGCATTCTTTACCTTCTGGCTCGCGGGCCCCGAAGAACCCGAATGGCCTTTTCGGAGATCCTTCCTTCCCTCTCCGCGTTTCTCACAATCCTGATTCCTCTGGTTCTCCTCGCCGGGCTTTTAGCGCGACACCGGGTGCTCGGGAAAATCCCTTCCGAGGCACCGGCCATCCGGCTACACCTTTGGGTCGGCTTTCTGATGGCCCTGGTCTGGTGGCCCATCCTCCGGAAAAGCGCACAACAGGGCAAAGCCTTCGGACCGTCCCTGTCCCCCGTCGCCGGGGCGATTCTTGCGATTGTTTTCGTGGTGGCCGCAGCCCTCGGAGGATGGCTCGTTTATGGTCCGCATGCCATCCCCTTCCCTCTCAGATGAAAAACATGGGGCGTGTTTCGTTCCGGTCTTTTCCCGCAGCCTCGACGAAGGCATCCAGGGTAAATCTGT
The sequence above is drawn from the Leptospirillum ferriphilum ML-04 genome and encodes:
- a CDS encoding ABC transporter permease gives rise to the protein MKSFLFLLRYSALSLVRHRWVFLLTLLGVSTGTAVVTAVLLANKSALLSFQNAVSHVQGKTDYSVRSSAGDLFSDRVLDRLERLSPAPPLSLSPLLSRTVRYNGSLFWIRGVDFLGSVDRLSRGGSFAGLIREGAYLPPGGLRKFHLHPGDRMRVLYGTRLIDVPVLGEIPRSESVSLIPDNTLFMDLAWAQMMFDLPGKISRIDLSWQTSPPSRPWKALWKDEIRHALGPSLVLVSDREKHKEFSRLLFSYRSNLFALSLVSLIVGMFLIYNTLSLLTLQGRKTFSTLRLLGVTPREIQAIVLLEGGIIGLGGGLLGIIGGHLLSRLTIGAVARTLDTLYLPVGILPHFRTTSEDFEVWALTVLASLASSVFPAREALRLPPVFSQHRTTLESAKTSGRGRSLFLGGLAFLTGLLFLDLPPIHGFPLFGYLGALLWVFSASLAVPSCVGWLSRILRGVQRLSGRESSPGLLALSHFESGVSRSQIAISSVMIGLSMMTGIVILVHSFEMTLNLWISQNLVADLYVKPLSCQEAVCRERLDPADVRAIRNHPGVDFVARFASFPALYRGHPVWEGFTELEKLSRRAPLSLETAHPQKILQDFFQGKGVLVSESFAYHFGKHPGDSLTLPTPHGPLRTVVLAVYRDYSSEQGIVLFPWKELAPLFDTNSPTNVSVFLKSPEASDAVQSFLLHDLPGHPNLFVRSQPQLKKRVMRIFHQSFAITYALLGISLVVSVIGVGNTLLMLLVERKEEFRLMRAMGFSFNDIRKMLLLEALWMSLTGTLLGLVLGTGVGWIIVHVINRQAFGWTILWSWPGRTILLLALALLVVSTLASLLPSLILGRRNGLNRGTPNE
- a CDS encoding SemiSWEET family sugar transporter, with translation MDSHEDHPDCRPFGKKNHILLQRPPMTFFHGIDSANMIGFLAGALTTVSFLPQIVKVLKTRDTRSLSVSMYGLFTLGVFLWLVYGWIVHSPPVIFYNALTFLLSAALLAAKIRWH
- a CDS encoding TrbC/VirB2 family protein; amino-acid sequence: MQSEKVTLFIQNYGENSLITTFANNIANFVVYGLGGFLFILGMARAGFAMKSHDADGIRQGVMTIAGGSLVLMSKAIWDTLTTWAGF
- a CDS encoding ABC transporter ATP-binding protein, whose product is MIGNPSREEAPTVGLGVRLEGVRKWYGERRREERPALHIPQLEIRGGEWVVLMGDSGSGKSTLLNLVGGVDLPDEGTIHLGEAPLNRLAERERTLFRRKNMGFVFQFFNLFPTLSVRENILLPLGLQGRNDPLAVRRLLEEVGLSGMEHRAPSELSGGEQQRVALARALVHRPRLILADEPTGSLDHRTGNVVLSLLQRLHREYRPTIVMSTHSQEAASFGGRVLHIRDGEILEPRTPATA
- a CDS encoding carotenoid 1,2-hydratase, coding for MNDARRAVLFRRIRTALALVFLGSAFVLSSAQAAENGPPEGVFRNHGSYPIEWWYLTGRIRVPGHPGRDGFEGTFFRFNTSWQHPAGRPPSPWEPSRILSFHGAYSDTLHHHFRSTEILSRTFRQAVSLRKKPFRIRLGENVLEVLPDPGHSGERRLHLFEQVGGRLLDVTLKGKGPPLEEGPGGRLVTGPGPGDWAWYLSYPELSLQGRVGRLRSDGRVHWTPVTGVAWFDHEWTGALLGKGQTGWIWLGARLSGKGDLMAFQMQKKDRPDRFQGGTYRMTGHDGDRTVWLSPSGLTFHVFSYWKSPRTGICYPSRLKLDVKSLNTSWDIDPVMKNQELTGRPDYWEGAVNLRDPVSGRREGEGYLELTGFPVSKGPCP
- a CDS encoding NAD(P)-dependent oxidoreductase, with amino-acid sequence MAETMIGWAGIGSMGVRMVRRLLDNGIPVTGYNRTAGRLPSHPLFHAAHTPADIAEKSDLIFLMVTDGSASRALLEGPDGIARGLRPGSLVINMSTIAPEEAQEEALSLLAKGAGYLDVPVSGSLVPAEKGELLLLAGGDGAALERARPILLHFGKKILHFGPTGSGMKAKLVINLLLASHVESLVQTVLVGESLGLDGHQVLGMILDSPLATPFYQIKRANLEKRSYDKAFSARLMAKDLDLLSLTLLRNRTPASLPFELGRHFRELVESGRGEEDVSALYEYFRDRILRK